The genomic interval TATGTTGGGTGGATGGGCTTCGAACAATAAGTTCTCTTTAATGGGGGCTATCCGTGCGGCATCGCAGAGTATTAGCTATGAGCTTAGCATGGGTTTGTCAATTATTGCTTTGTTAATGGTGACTCAGACCTTGTCTATCGGTGAGATCGTAGCACAGCAGAGTGGATTTGTAAATTGGAACATCTGGTCACAACCTTTTGGCTTTTTGATTTTCTTAGTCTGTGCATTTGCAGAATGTAACCGTGTTCCTTTTGACTTGCCGGAATGTGAAACAGAGCTTGTAGGGGGCTATCATACTGAATATTCGTCGATGAAATTGGGACTGTATATGTTCTCAGAATATATTAACATGTTTGTTTCGTCGGCTTTGATGGCTTCGCTCTATTTCGGTGGATATAATTTTCCATTTATGTATGATCTGGGGCTATCTCAGAACTGGATTACGATCATTGGGGTCATCGTCTTTTTCATTAAGATCTTTGCATTTATCTTTTTCTTTATGTGGATTAGGTGGACATTGCCGAGGTTTCGCTATGATCAATTGATGAACTTGGGATGGAAGATACTCATTCCGTTGGCAATAGCTAATATAGTGTTAACGGGTGTATTTATTATTTTGAAGGATAAATTTTTCTAATTAACGATCGCTATGCAATCACTTAGTAATAGGAAAAAAGTTATAGAACAAAAGCCCATGAATTTTTGGGAGAGAATGTATCTTCCGGCAATTTTTAAGGGGCTTGGAATTACTTTGCGACACTTTTTTATGAAAAAAAATACCGTTCGGTATCCTGAAGAAAAAAGGGAATATGCAAAGAATTTCAGAGGCTTGCATTCTTTGAAGCGTGATGAGTTTGGGAGAGAGCGTTG from Pedobacter indicus carries:
- the nuoH gene encoding NADH-quinone oxidoreductase subunit NuoH — protein: MELAFVIEKFVLIVVVFVITLVIAMYSTLAERKVAGFMQDRFGPERAGPFGILQPLCDGGKFFFKEEIIPAGAHKTLFVLGPTLAIITACIGSAVIPWGQSLTIGDRVIELQVADINVGILYIFGVVALGVYGIMLGGWASNNKFSLMGAIRAASQSISYELSMGLSIIALLMVTQTLSIGEIVAQQSGFVNWNIWSQPFGFLIFLVCAFAECNRVPFDLPECETELVGGYHTEYSSMKLGLYMFSEYINMFVSSALMASLYFGGYNFPFMYDLGLSQNWITIIGVIVFFIKIFAFIFFFMWIRWTLPRFRYDQLMNLGWKILIPLAIANIVLTGVFIILKDKFF